The proteins below are encoded in one region of Alistipes indistinctus YIT 12060:
- a CDS encoding alpha-L-fucosidase, whose amino-acid sequence MDTIGVMRVLLRVSLIAVASCVLFPGCRNTPPPAACGPVPSQRQQQWQALERYAFLHFNMNTFTGREWGLGGEDPAQFDPTALDCRQWIRTLKAAGFKGAILTAKHHDGFCLWPSAYTGHSVKNSPYKDGQGDIVREFADACRAEGMKMGLYLSPWDRNRADYGKPEYIEYYRNQLRELLTGYGDVFEVWFDGANGGDGWYGGANETRTIDRNTYYDWPGTWQVVRELQPGAVMFSDGGPDVRWVGNEKGFAGETNWSLLKRADFAPGAADREALNAGQEDGTHWLPAEVDVSIRPGWYYHEAEDSLVRTVPQLLDIYYASVGRNASMLLNVPPDKTGRIPAVDSLRLMEFARALAAEFSKDLAADARVSASNVRGHSGKYGAMRVTDGDTATYWATDDDVRNASLTVMFDQPTVFNRLLVQEYIPLGQRVRKFRVEALTADGWRTLAEETTIGYKRILRLPTVTAKEVRLTVEEAKACPLISNLQLFCAPDVPASSGGTVAALPAAVPSANAVL is encoded by the coding sequence ATGGATACTATTGGTGTCATGCGGGTTCTTTTGCGTGTGTCGTTGATCGCGGTCGCGTCATGCGTGTTGTTTCCCGGTTGCCGGAACACGCCGCCTCCGGCCGCCTGCGGGCCGGTGCCTTCGCAAAGGCAGCAGCAGTGGCAGGCCCTCGAGCGTTATGCGTTCCTGCATTTCAATATGAATACCTTTACCGGCCGTGAGTGGGGGCTCGGGGGCGAAGATCCCGCGCAGTTCGATCCCACGGCGCTCGACTGCCGCCAGTGGATCCGGACGCTCAAGGCCGCCGGTTTCAAAGGAGCGATCCTCACGGCTAAGCACCACGACGGTTTCTGCCTGTGGCCTTCTGCTTATACCGGGCATTCGGTGAAAAACTCTCCGTACAAGGACGGACAGGGCGATATCGTCCGGGAGTTCGCCGACGCCTGCCGGGCCGAAGGGATGAAGATGGGGCTCTACCTGTCGCCGTGGGACCGGAATCGTGCGGATTACGGCAAACCCGAATATATCGAATATTACCGCAACCAGCTCCGGGAGTTGCTGACCGGTTACGGCGACGTGTTCGAAGTGTGGTTCGACGGGGCCAATGGCGGGGACGGCTGGTACGGCGGCGCCAACGAAACGCGCACGATCGACCGCAATACCTACTACGATTGGCCGGGGACGTGGCAGGTCGTCCGGGAATTGCAGCCCGGTGCGGTGATGTTTTCGGACGGCGGCCCGGACGTGCGCTGGGTCGGCAATGAAAAAGGCTTTGCCGGCGAAACGAACTGGTCGCTGCTCAAGAGGGCCGACTTTGCACCGGGGGCGGCCGACCGCGAGGCGCTCAACGCCGGGCAGGAAGACGGGACCCATTGGCTTCCGGCCGAGGTTGACGTGTCGATCCGCCCGGGGTGGTATTACCACGAGGCCGAGGATTCGTTGGTCAGGACCGTGCCGCAACTGCTCGATATCTATTATGCGTCGGTAGGGCGCAATGCCTCGATGCTGTTGAATGTTCCGCCCGATAAGACCGGCCGCATTCCTGCCGTTGATTCCCTCCGGCTGATGGAGTTCGCCCGGGCGCTGGCAGCCGAATTTTCCAAGGATCTGGCGGCAGATGCGCGGGTTTCGGCATCGAATGTGCGTGGACACAGCGGCAAGTATGGCGCGATGCGGGTGACCGACGGAGATACGGCGACTTACTGGGCTACCGATGACGATGTACGTAACGCGTCGCTGACTGTTATGTTCGACCAGCCGACTGTTTTCAACCGGCTGTTGGTACAGGAGTACATTCCGTTGGGTCAGCGGGTGCGGAAGTTCAGGGTCGAAGCGCTGACTGCCGACGGATGGCGGACGCTTGCCGAAGAGACGACCATCGGTTACAAACGCATTCTGCGCCTGCCGACCGTGACGGCCAAAGAGGTGCGGCTGACCGTCGAAGAAGCGAAGGCCTGCCCGCTGATTTCGAATCTGCAACTGTTCTGCGCGCCGGATGTTCCGGCGAGCTCCGGCGGTACCGTTGCGGCTCTTCCCGCCGCCGTTCCCTCGGCGAATGCGGTATTGTGA
- a CDS encoding biotin/lipoyl-containing protein has protein sequence MKEYKFKIHGNEYEVSINSVEDNIADVTVNGTQYEVEIEGKASKVSKITKPTPSTSSAATTAEVISTAKAAAKKSAGTAVKSPLPGVIVDLKVREGDQVKAGQHLLVLEAMKMENNIDADRDGIIVELKVNKGDSVLEGDTLLTIG, from the coding sequence ATGAAGGAATATAAATTCAAGATACACGGAAACGAATACGAGGTTTCCATCAACAGCGTGGAGGACAACATCGCGGACGTAACCGTGAACGGCACGCAGTACGAAGTGGAGATCGAAGGTAAAGCTTCGAAGGTCAGCAAGATCACCAAACCCACTCCGTCGACGAGCTCCGCCGCCACGACCGCAGAGGTGATTTCGACGGCCAAGGCTGCCGCGAAGAAGAGCGCCGGTACGGCTGTGAAGAGCCCGCTGCCGGGAGTTATCGTCGACCTGAAAGTACGCGAAGGCGACCAGGTGAAAGCCGGCCAGCACCTGCTGGTACTCGAAGCGATGAAGATGGAAAACAACATCGACGCAGACCGGGACGGTATCATTGTCGAACTGAAGGTGAACAAAGGCGACTCAGTGCTGGAGGGCGACACACTTTTAACGATCGGATAG
- a CDS encoding acyl-CoA carboxylase subunit beta: MSSNQDKINELISFREQAKMGGGQKRIDSQHKKGKLTARERIEMLLDEGSFEEFDMFVKHRCTNFGIDKESYFGDGVVTGYGTIDGRLVYVFSQDFTVFGGSLSETFAAKICKVMDMAMKNGAPLIGINDSGGARIQEGVNSLSGYTEIFQRNILASGVIPQISAIFGPCAGGAVYSPALTDFIMMNQGTSYMFVTGPKVVKTVTGEEVNQEQLGGASVHAAKSGVAHFVVDNEEDGIKTLRKLLSYLPSNNLEEAPMMACNDAIDRLEDTLNEIIPDNPNKPYDVLEVIRAIVDNRDFFECQKLFAQNIVTGFARFNGQSVGIIANQPKYMAGVLDINASRKAARFVRFCDAFNIPIVTLVDVPGFLPGTGQEYGGIIIHGAKLLFAYGEATVPKVTVILRKAYGGAYCVMSSKHLRGDINYAWPTGEIAVMGPKGAIEVLSSKEIAAIEDDSKKAEFIAEKEADYRDKFANPYVAAQYGYIDDVIEPRNTRFRVIRALQSLSTKKLSNPAKKHSNIPL, translated from the coding sequence ATGAGCAGTAATCAGGATAAAATCAACGAACTGATCTCCTTCCGCGAACAGGCGAAAATGGGAGGGGGACAGAAAAGAATCGACTCACAACATAAAAAAGGCAAACTGACCGCCCGCGAGCGTATCGAAATGCTTCTCGACGAAGGTTCGTTCGAGGAGTTCGACATGTTCGTCAAACACCGCTGCACGAACTTCGGCATCGATAAGGAGAGCTACTTCGGCGACGGCGTGGTAACCGGTTACGGCACGATCGACGGCCGTCTGGTATATGTCTTCTCGCAGGACTTCACCGTCTTCGGCGGTTCGCTTTCCGAAACCTTCGCAGCCAAAATCTGCAAGGTCATGGACATGGCAATGAAAAACGGCGCGCCGCTGATCGGCATCAACGACTCGGGCGGAGCGCGTATCCAGGAGGGTGTCAACAGCCTTTCGGGCTACACCGAGATCTTCCAGCGCAACATCCTCGCCTCGGGCGTGATTCCGCAGATTTCGGCCATTTTCGGCCCCTGCGCCGGCGGCGCCGTATATTCGCCCGCGCTGACCGACTTCATTATGATGAACCAGGGCACCAGCTACATGTTCGTGACCGGACCGAAAGTCGTAAAGACCGTGACGGGCGAAGAGGTCAACCAGGAGCAACTCGGCGGCGCTTCGGTGCACGCGGCCAAAAGCGGCGTGGCCCACTTCGTCGTCGATAACGAGGAAGACGGCATCAAGACGCTGCGCAAGCTGCTGAGCTACCTGCCGTCGAACAACCTCGAAGAGGCCCCGATGATGGCCTGCAACGACGCGATCGACCGACTGGAGGATACGCTCAACGAGATCATCCCCGACAACCCGAATAAGCCGTACGACGTATTGGAAGTCATCCGAGCGATCGTCGACAACCGTGACTTCTTCGAATGCCAGAAATTGTTCGCGCAGAACATCGTCACCGGTTTCGCCCGTTTCAACGGCCAGAGCGTCGGCATCATCGCGAACCAACCCAAATACATGGCCGGCGTGCTCGACATTAACGCCTCGCGCAAAGCGGCCCGTTTCGTGCGCTTTTGCGATGCGTTCAACATTCCTATCGTGACCCTCGTGGACGTTCCCGGCTTCCTGCCCGGCACAGGCCAGGAATACGGCGGCATCATCATCCACGGTGCGAAACTGCTGTTCGCTTACGGCGAAGCGACCGTGCCCAAGGTGACCGTAATCCTGCGCAAGGCTTACGGCGGCGCTTACTGCGTGATGAGCTCGAAGCACCTGCGCGGCGACATCAACTACGCGTGGCCGACCGGCGAAATCGCCGTGATGGGTCCCAAAGGCGCTATCGAGGTGCTCTCGTCAAAGGAGATCGCCGCCATCGAGGACGACTCGAAGAAAGCCGAGTTCATCGCCGAAAAAGAAGCCGACTACCGCGATAAATTCGCAAATCCGTACGTCGCTGCACAGTACGGCTATATCGACGACGTGATCGAACCGCGCAACACGCGCTTCCGCGTCATCCGCGCGCTGCAGTCGCTCTCGACCAAAAAATTGTCAAACCCTGCCAAGAAGCACTCAAATATTCCGTTGTAA
- a CDS encoding FKBP-type peptidyl-prolyl cis-trans isomerase — MKIGEKEKTFVALSYELTVNGELVEKVTAESPLQFVYGAGFLLPKFEAHLKGLSKGDEFAFHLDTDDAYGPVIGEAVVDLPKEVFMVDGKVEDGLLEIGNQLPMSDNQGNRLVGVVKDVKDDVVTMDFNHPMAGKSLDFKGQVVEVREATPEDLGPMNAGCGCGDGCGDGCEDGCGDKEHKGGCSCGCH; from the coding sequence ATGAAAATCGGAGAAAAAGAGAAAACGTTTGTGGCGCTCAGCTATGAACTGACGGTCAACGGCGAGCTCGTTGAGAAAGTAACGGCCGAGAGTCCGCTGCAATTCGTATATGGTGCAGGATTCCTGTTGCCCAAATTCGAGGCGCACCTCAAAGGATTAAGCAAGGGCGATGAGTTCGCTTTCCATCTCGATACCGACGATGCCTATGGCCCGGTGATCGGCGAAGCGGTGGTAGACCTGCCCAAAGAGGTGTTCATGGTCGACGGCAAGGTTGAAGACGGCCTGCTCGAGATAGGCAACCAGCTTCCGATGAGTGACAACCAGGGTAACCGTTTGGTAGGCGTAGTCAAAGACGTGAAAGATGACGTCGTGACGATGGATTTCAATCATCCGATGGCAGGCAAGTCACTCGATTTCAAGGGGCAGGTCGTAGAAGTGCGCGAAGCAACTCCGGAAGACCTCGGCCCGATGAATGCCGGTTGCGGTTGCGGCGATGGCTGCGGCGACGGTTGTGAAGATGGCTGCGGCGATAAGGAGCACAAAGGCGGTTGCAGCTGCGGCTGCCACTAG
- the gcvP gene encoding aminomethyl-transferring glycine dehydrogenase: MSQDKFVERHIGIGEQELSQMLGVIGVKSVEELISQVVPATIRLKKPLDLPAEGMSEYEFANHIREIGRKNKIYRSLIGMGYYGTASPAVILRNVFENPSWYTSYTPYQAEISQGRLEALLNFQTAVISLTGMEVSNCSLLDEATAAAEAMLMMFSLRSREAVKEGRNVLFVDENIFPQTLDLLLTRSEPFGIEIVSDRFDNYNFTGREFGAIVQYPAANGEVRDYEDFTAAAHSRGALVTVAADILSLALLKAPGEWGADIVVGSTQRFGIPMGFGGPQAGYLATKDAYKRNMPGRIIGVSVDRLGNKALRMALQMREQHIKRERATSNICTAQALLATMAGFFAVYHGAEGIRRIALNAHAHAVAVAEGLEKLGYELATRSIFDTIEVKADAGKIRPLALAQKINFFYVDDNRIRISFDEVSDLDEANKVLSIFAQAAGRKFAPLKKIDEQSHVTKSLQRTSEYLTEPVFKKYRNETDLMRYIKKLEHRDISLADSMISLGSCTMKLNPAVTMMPLSLAEFANIHPFVPADQVEGYMELIAGLSKDLAVITGFAGTSLQPNSGASGEYTGLMVIRAYHQSRGQGHRNIALIPASAHGTNPASAAMAGMRTVTVACDERGNIDVEDLKAKAEANASELACIMVTYPSTHGVFESRIREIVEIVHDNGGQVYMDGANMNAQVGLTNPGYIGADVCHLNLHKTFAIPHGGGGPGVGPICVAAHLVEFLPGHAIVKTGGDNGITSVAAAPFGSASILPITYGYIKMLGANGLRRVTEMAIVNANYMASALKGEYDVVYTGETGRVGHEMILDLRHFRKEYAGVECADIARRLMDYGFHAPTLSFPVHETLMVEPTESEPKAELDRFMEALVQIKRECEEIRDGKADAEDNVVKMAPHTAAEAAADVWLHGYGREKAVYPLKWIRESKFFPYVSKIDGGYGDRNLQCTCGVLYEE, translated from the coding sequence ATGTCACAGGATAAATTTGTTGAGCGCCATATCGGCATAGGAGAGCAGGAACTCTCGCAGATGCTCGGGGTGATCGGAGTGAAAAGTGTCGAAGAGTTGATTTCGCAGGTCGTTCCGGCGACGATCCGTCTCAAAAAACCGCTCGATCTGCCGGCTGAAGGCATGAGCGAGTATGAATTTGCAAACCACATCCGTGAGATCGGCCGCAAGAATAAAATCTACCGCAGCCTGATCGGTATGGGGTATTACGGCACGGCTTCGCCGGCTGTAATCCTGCGCAACGTGTTCGAGAACCCGTCGTGGTACACCTCTTACACTCCTTATCAGGCCGAGATTTCGCAGGGCCGTCTCGAAGCGCTGCTCAATTTCCAGACTGCGGTGATCAGCCTGACCGGCATGGAGGTGAGTAACTGCTCGCTGCTGGACGAAGCGACGGCTGCCGCGGAGGCGATGCTGATGATGTTTTCGCTCCGTTCCCGTGAGGCGGTCAAGGAGGGACGCAACGTGTTGTTCGTCGACGAGAATATTTTCCCGCAGACGCTCGACCTGCTGCTCACACGCAGCGAACCGTTCGGGATCGAAATCGTCAGCGACCGGTTCGACAATTACAACTTTACGGGCCGCGAGTTCGGCGCGATCGTGCAATATCCTGCGGCTAACGGCGAGGTGCGCGATTACGAGGACTTTACCGCCGCCGCTCACAGCCGCGGCGCATTGGTAACCGTGGCGGCAGACATCCTGAGCCTCGCGCTGCTCAAGGCGCCGGGCGAGTGGGGCGCGGATATCGTGGTCGGTTCGACGCAGCGTTTCGGGATCCCGATGGGTTTCGGCGGTCCGCAGGCCGGTTATCTGGCGACCAAAGACGCCTACAAACGTAATATGCCGGGCCGCATCATCGGCGTGTCGGTGGACCGTCTCGGCAACAAGGCGCTGCGAATGGCGCTCCAGATGCGCGAGCAGCACATCAAGCGCGAACGTGCGACGTCGAATATCTGTACGGCACAGGCGCTGCTGGCGACGATGGCCGGATTCTTTGCCGTGTATCACGGCGCCGAGGGTATCCGCCGCATTGCGCTGAATGCGCATGCACATGCCGTCGCGGTAGCTGAAGGATTGGAGAAACTGGGCTATGAATTGGCGACCAGGAGTATTTTCGATACGATCGAAGTGAAGGCTGATGCAGGCAAAATCCGTCCGCTGGCACTGGCACAGAAGATTAACTTTTTCTATGTTGACGACAATCGCATCCGCATCAGTTTCGACGAGGTGTCCGATCTCGACGAGGCGAACAAAGTGCTGTCGATCTTCGCCCAGGCAGCCGGCAGGAAATTCGCGCCGCTGAAAAAGATCGACGAGCAGAGCCATGTGACCAAGAGCCTGCAGCGTACCTCTGAATACCTGACTGAACCGGTCTTTAAGAAATACCGGAACGAGACCGACCTGATGCGTTACATCAAAAAGCTGGAACATCGTGATATTTCGCTGGCCGACAGTATGATATCATTGGGTTCGTGCACGATGAAGCTGAATCCGGCCGTGACGATGATGCCGCTGAGCCTTGCCGAGTTCGCGAATATCCATCCGTTCGTTCCGGCCGATCAGGTCGAGGGTTACATGGAGCTGATCGCTGGTTTGTCGAAAGACCTGGCGGTTATCACCGGTTTTGCAGGCACCTCGTTGCAGCCCAATTCGGGTGCATCGGGCGAGTATACCGGCCTTATGGTTATCCGTGCTTACCACCAGAGCCGGGGGCAGGGACACCGCAACATCGCGCTGATCCCGGCCTCTGCACACGGCACTAACCCGGCTTCGGCCGCGATGGCGGGCATGCGTACCGTGACGGTGGCTTGCGACGAACGGGGCAATATCGATGTGGAAGACCTCAAAGCGAAAGCCGAGGCGAACGCCAGCGAACTCGCGTGCATCATGGTGACCTATCCTTCGACGCACGGCGTGTTCGAGAGCCGGATCCGCGAGATCGTTGAAATCGTGCACGACAACGGCGGACAGGTTTATATGGACGGAGCCAACATGAATGCGCAGGTAGGGCTGACCAACCCGGGTTATATCGGTGCGGATGTCTGTCACCTGAACCTGCATAAAACCTTTGCGATTCCCCACGGTGGCGGCGGTCCGGGCGTCGGCCCGATCTGCGTAGCCGCACACTTGGTGGAGTTCCTGCCGGGCCACGCGATCGTGAAAACAGGCGGCGACAATGGGATCACGTCGGTGGCGGCAGCCCCGTTCGGCAGCGCGTCAATTCTGCCGATTACCTACGGTTATATCAAAATGCTGGGCGCGAACGGGTTGCGTCGTGTCACTGAAATGGCGATCGTCAATGCGAACTATATGGCATCAGCTTTGAAGGGTGAGTACGATGTGGTGTATACCGGCGAAACAGGCCGCGTGGGGCACGAGATGATCCTCGATCTGCGGCATTTCCGGAAAGAATACGCCGGCGTGGAGTGTGCCGACATTGCACGGAGGTTGATGGACTACGGGTTCCATGCTCCGACGCTGTCGTTCCCGGTACATGAGACGCTGATGGTGGAACCGACCGAGAGCGAACCGAAAGCCGAGCTCGACCGCTTTATGGAGGCGTTGGTACAGATCAAGCGCGAATGCGAGGAGATCCGCGACGGAAAGGCCGATGCGGAAGATAATGTTGTGAAAATGGCGCCGCACACGGCAGCCGAAGCGGCAGCCGATGTTTGGCTCCACGGCTACGGCCGCGAAAAGGCGGTCTATCCGCTGAAATGGATCCGCGAAAGCAAGTTTTTCCCTTATGTGTCGAAGATCGACGGCGGGTATGGAGACCGCAACCTGCAATGCACCTGCGGTGTATTGTATGAAGAATAG
- a CDS encoding OadG family transporter subunit, whose amino-acid sequence MKRLLLTGMLLLLGAAPASFAQGAKDVVINELLIKNRNNYQDAYGHRVSWIELCNSGYSKVNLSSCYLVLETGGKSYSYRIPKGDARTWLDPGSYTVFFCEGSETKGTFHTNFTLTGETADPATLPGYVPDSVDRPLPDQLVTLSFLDANGRDTIDKVTYNLADQQADISIGRIPADDAPGQILFTKLTSTTPFATNITNPPMPKHEKMRLADPHGISMTVTAVAVVFSALILLYLAFWALGKLMIHIAKRNKQKASGTATVAPPVKIKNEGAIVGAEIAAIGMALKMYQDEMHDIESHVLTINRVAKAYSPWSSKIYGLSQPLRK is encoded by the coding sequence ATGAAGAGACTTTTATTGACGGGAATGCTTTTGCTGCTGGGTGCAGCTCCTGCCTCTTTCGCCCAGGGCGCCAAGGACGTAGTTATCAACGAGTTGTTAATCAAAAACCGCAACAACTACCAGGATGCCTACGGCCACCGTGTCTCGTGGATCGAGCTGTGCAACTCGGGATACTCGAAAGTGAATCTCTCCAGTTGCTACCTCGTGCTCGAAACGGGCGGCAAAAGCTATTCGTACAGGATTCCCAAAGGCGACGCCCGCACGTGGCTCGATCCCGGTTCCTACACCGTATTTTTCTGTGAAGGTTCCGAAACCAAGGGCACGTTCCACACAAACTTCACGCTGACCGGCGAAACAGCCGACCCGGCCACGCTTCCGGGGTATGTCCCCGATTCGGTCGACCGGCCGCTCCCGGACCAGCTCGTTACACTTTCTTTCCTCGATGCGAACGGACGCGACACGATCGACAAGGTGACCTACAACCTCGCCGACCAGCAGGCCGACATCTCGATCGGACGCATCCCCGCAGACGATGCTCCCGGCCAAATCCTGTTCACTAAGCTGACCAGCACTACGCCTTTCGCAACGAACATCACCAATCCACCCATGCCCAAACATGAGAAGATGCGTCTGGCAGACCCTCACGGCATCAGCATGACGGTGACTGCGGTAGCCGTGGTATTCTCCGCGCTGATCCTGCTCTACCTCGCTTTCTGGGCTCTCGGCAAACTCATGATCCATATCGCAAAGCGCAACAAGCAGAAAGCCTCGGGTACCGCCACAGTTGCACCTCCCGTGAAGATCAAGAATGAAGGAGCGATCGTGGGAGCTGAAATCGCAGCGATCGGCATGGCGCTGAAAATGTACCAGGATGAAATGCACGACATTGAGTCGCACGTATTGACGATCAACCGCGTGGCCAAAGCTTACTCGCCGTGGAGCTCTAAGATTTACGGCCTCTCGCAGCCGCTTCGCAAATAA
- a CDS encoding nucleoside kinase, with amino-acid sequence MNDTIKIYCENTASELHVNPGTSMAQVIAMLAIRNPNPFLAGYVNNRLKELYYKIYSPVSLRFVDITHFEGMRVYQRTLFFVLQKAVSDLFPGQKLHIKHSVAKGFYCEIEGMEDITPDQLRAIDERMRELVAQDIPIIRQRLLSAEAVQLYTKLGMEDKVALLETRPHLYVTLYTMADLSGYFYGALAPTTGYVPLFGLHKYYKGIHLSVPCRTNPSRLENMVPQHKMFDVFSEYTRWVDVLGVATIGVLNTRILEGGGGDLIKIAEAFHEKKLASIADQIAAAHETGGGRIVLISGPSSSGKTTFAKRLGIQLRILGLHPVLVSLDDYFVDREHTPLDEKGEYDYEALEAIDIELFNRHLAQLLDGQEVEIPRYDFITGKRVFAGNRLQVDDRSVLIIEGIHGLNPGLTPHIDNKLKFKIYVSAFTSISMDNMNRIATTDNRLIRRIVRDYRTRGNDATATLRRWESVRRGEDLHIFPNQEQADVMFNSSLFYEIAVLKSFVEPLLHEVPDTMPEYGEARRLLKYLDQFTPLDGSEIPPTSILREFIGGSSFTY; translated from the coding sequence ATGAACGATACGATTAAAATATACTGTGAGAATACTGCGAGCGAACTGCATGTAAATCCCGGGACTTCGATGGCCCAGGTGATCGCGATGCTCGCCATCAGGAATCCAAATCCCTTCCTGGCGGGATATGTGAATAACCGCCTCAAGGAGCTCTATTACAAAATTTACAGCCCCGTTTCGCTGCGGTTCGTGGACATTACCCATTTCGAAGGGATGCGGGTCTATCAGCGAACGCTCTTTTTCGTACTGCAAAAGGCGGTTTCCGACCTTTTCCCGGGACAGAAGCTGCACATCAAACACTCGGTCGCCAAAGGATTTTATTGCGAGATCGAAGGGATGGAAGATATTACCCCCGATCAGCTCCGGGCGATCGACGAACGGATGCGCGAACTGGTGGCGCAGGATATTCCGATTATCCGGCAGCGGCTGCTCTCCGCGGAGGCCGTGCAGTTGTATACGAAACTGGGCATGGAGGACAAGGTTGCGCTGTTGGAGACGCGTCCGCACCTCTACGTGACGCTCTATACGATGGCCGACCTGTCAGGCTATTTCTACGGTGCGCTGGCCCCGACGACGGGCTATGTGCCGCTTTTCGGGCTGCATAAATATTATAAAGGCATTCACCTTTCGGTACCGTGCCGCACCAACCCTTCGAGGCTGGAGAACATGGTGCCGCAGCACAAGATGTTCGACGTATTCAGCGAATATACGCGTTGGGTCGATGTGCTCGGAGTGGCGACGATCGGTGTGTTGAATACGCGGATTCTGGAAGGGGGCGGCGGCGACCTGATCAAGATTGCCGAGGCTTTCCACGAAAAGAAGCTGGCCAGCATCGCCGACCAGATCGCTGCGGCGCACGAAACCGGCGGCGGCCGGATCGTGCTGATTTCCGGCCCGTCGTCGAGCGGCAAAACCACGTTCGCCAAACGGCTCGGGATTCAGCTGCGGATACTGGGGCTGCATCCGGTACTGGTATCGTTGGACGACTATTTCGTCGACCGGGAGCATACGCCGCTGGATGAGAAAGGCGAGTACGACTACGAGGCCCTCGAGGCGATCGATATCGAGTTGTTCAACCGGCACCTCGCCCAGTTGCTCGACGGACAGGAGGTCGAAATTCCGCGTTACGATTTCATTACCGGTAAACGTGTTTTCGCCGGTAACCGCCTGCAGGTGGACGACCGTTCGGTGCTGATTATCGAAGGTATCCACGGTTTGAACCCCGGCCTGACGCCGCATATCGATAACAAGCTGAAGTTTAAGATCTACGTGTCGGCCTTTACTTCCATCTCCATGGACAACATGAACCGTATCGCAACGACCGACAACAGGCTGATCCGCCGTATCGTGCGCGATTACCGTACACGCGGCAACGATGCGACCGCGACGTTGCGCCGTTGGGAGAGCGTGCGCCGGGGCGAAGACCTGCATATTTTCCCGAACCAGGAGCAGGCCGACGTGATGTTCAACTCCTCGCTGTTTTATGAGATCGCCGTGCTGAAGAGTTTTGTCGAGCCGCTGTTGCACGAGGTCCCCGATACGATGCCCGAATACGGGGAGGCGCGCCGGTTGCTCAAGTACCTCGACCAGTTCACCCCGCTGGACGGCAGTGAAATTCCGCCCACTTCGATCCTGCGCGAATTTATCGGCGGCAGCAGTTTTACCTATTAG
- a CDS encoding sodium ion-translocating decarboxylase subunit beta has translation MLAEVTTASKGFLAFLGDNLHQIIANTGFANVTSGHLIMIGVGLFFLYLAISRNFEPMLLVPIGFGILVGNIPFSPGMEIGIYEDGSVLNYLYFGVIKGIYPPLIFLGIGAMTDFSALISNPKLMLVGAAAQIGIFATYMGALALGFTAAEAGAIGIIGGADGPTAIFLTSKLAPDLLGAISISAYSYMALVPVIQPPVMRLFTTKKERLIHMKPPRQVSTTEKILFPIIGLLLTTFVVPSAIPLLGTLFFGNLLKECGVTKRLANTASGSMTDIVTILLGFTVGASTQATTFLTPKSLYIFIMGACAFFVASSCGVLFVKFFNLFLPKDAKINPLIGNAGVSAVPAAARVSQEMGLKYDKTNYLLMHAMGPNVAGVIGSAVAAGVLLAFLA, from the coding sequence ATGTTGGCAGAAGTAACCACCGCAAGCAAAGGATTCCTCGCATTTTTGGGGGATAACCTGCATCAGATCATCGCAAACACCGGGTTTGCCAATGTCACGTCAGGACACCTGATCATGATCGGCGTAGGTCTGTTTTTCCTCTACCTGGCCATCAGCAGAAACTTTGAGCCGATGCTGCTCGTCCCGATCGGATTCGGTATCCTGGTGGGTAACATCCCATTCTCTCCCGGTATGGAAATCGGCATCTACGAAGACGGTTCCGTACTGAATTACCTCTATTTCGGCGTTATTAAAGGTATATACCCGCCTTTGATCTTCCTCGGCATCGGCGCCATGACCGACTTCTCGGCACTGATTTCGAATCCGAAGCTGATGCTGGTCGGCGCCGCCGCACAAATCGGTATTTTCGCCACTTACATGGGGGCGCTCGCGTTGGGCTTCACCGCCGCCGAAGCCGGTGCCATCGGTATCATCGGCGGCGCCGACGGCCCGACCGCGATCTTCCTGACCAGTAAGCTGGCACCCGACCTGCTCGGCGCCATCTCGATCTCGGCATACTCTTACATGGCCCTCGTCCCGGTAATCCAACCGCCCGTGATGCGCCTGTTCACCACCAAAAAGGAGCGCCTGATCCACATGAAACCGCCCCGCCAGGTATCGACTACCGAGAAGATTCTCTTCCCGATCATCGGTTTGTTGCTGACGACCTTCGTCGTTCCGTCGGCAATTCCGCTGCTGGGTACTCTCTTCTTCGGCAACCTGCTCAAAGAGTGCGGCGTGACGAAGCGTCTGGCCAACACCGCGAGCGGTTCGATGACCGACATCGTGACGATCCTGCTGGGTTTCACCGTCGGTGCATCGACACAGGCCACCACGTTCCTGACGCCCAAATCGCTCTACATTTTCATCATGGGCGCCTGCGCGTTCTTCGTGGCTTCGTCCTGCGGCGTGCTGTTCGTGAAGTTCTTCAACCTGTTCCTGCCCAAGGATGCGAAAATCAACCCGCTGATCGGCAACGCCGGCGTATCGGCCGTACCTGCCGCCGCACGCGTATCGCAGGAAATGGGATTGAAGTATGACAAGACGAACTACCTGCTGATGCATGCGATGGGCCCGAACGTGGCCGGTGTGATCGGCAGCGCCGTAGCAGCCGGCGTGCTGCTCGCATTCCTCGCTTAA